A window from Gossypium raimondii isolate GPD5lz chromosome 7, ASM2569854v1, whole genome shotgun sequence encodes these proteins:
- the LOC105789599 gene encoding uncharacterized protein LOC105789599, translating to MELNLVPISITRQKQDPAWNHCEVFKNGERLQIKCMYCGKLFKGGGIHRFKEHLAGRKGQGPICEQVPQGVRSVMQESLNGILVKQDKKQKLIPKLLACGSSSSNPNIGGEVENLGSHDDMNFGIKPISVLNTLEGDSNVVSKVGRGRKRGRGRGRDWNLIESNYPCVKTDLALVPNGGENPIHMAIGRFLYDIGVNLDAVNSVCFQPMIDGIASGGSGVVPPSCNDLRGWILKNVIEEVKDDIDRNKAMWGKTGCSIIVEQCRTKNGRVLLSFLVYCPQATVFMKSVDASHAVYSADYLFELLKQVIEEVGSEKVVQVITNCEEPYLFTGKRLMESFPSLYWAPCLAHCVDLMLQDFSNLEWINETIEQAKSLTRFIYNQSSVLNMIRKFTSGNDVVEPALTCFATNFSTLKRMADLKLNLQAMVNSQDWLECPYAKKPGGQAMSDIVNNSSFWNSCMLIARITYPLLRVLEIVGSKKRSAMGYVYAGIYRAKETIKKELVKQDDYMVYWNIIDNRWEQQRHLPLYAAGFFLNPKLFYNTEEHIHNDILSSVFDSIERLVPDTNIQDQVVREINLYKNATGDLGRPMAVRARDNLLPGEWWSIYGGGCPNLQRLAIRILSQTCSSIGYKPSKISIEEIHNTRNFLERQRLSDLVFVQYNLYLRQMVLQKQEKDSLDPLAFNNKDILEDWIADTEVSPDNLESSDWKSLDPPVGNRTTLTPPSDEAEDFLSTRFTDLDIFNGLKGVKEEI from the exons ATGGAGTTGAATTTGGTTCCTATATCAATTACAAGGCAAAAACAAGATCCTGCTTGGAACCATTGTGAAGTGTTTAAAAATGGTGAAAGATTACAAATTAAATGTATGTATTGTGGGAAATTGTTTAAAGGGGGTGGGATTCATAGGTTTAAAGAACATTTAGCAGGTCGAAAAGGTCAGGGACCAATTTGTGAACAAGTTCCTCAAGGGGTTAGGTCCGTTATGCAAGAAAGTTTGAATGGGATTTTAGTTAAACAagataagaaacaaaaattgattCCGAAATTACTAGCTTGTGGTAGTAGTAGTAGTAATCCGAATATCGGTGGTGAGGTCGAAAATTTGGGTTCTCATGATGATATGAACTTTGGGATTAAACCGATTTCGGTTTTGAACACTTTGGAAGGTGATTCTAATGTGGTTAGTAAAGTTGGTAGAGGTAGGAAACGAGGTCGGGGTCGGGGTCGGGATTGGAATTTGATTGAAAGTAACTATCCTTGTGTGAAAACCGATCTTGCATTGGTTCCAAATGGGGGAGAGAATCCGATTCATATGGCCATAGGGAGATTCTTGTATGATATTGGGGTTAATTTAGATGCGGTGAACTCGGTTTGTTTCCAACCGATGATTGATGGTATTGCTTCTGGAGGATCTGGGGTTGTACCGCCGTCTTGTAACGATCTTCGGGGATGGATATTGAAGAATGTAATTGAGGAAGTAAAGGATGATATCGATAGGAATAAAGCAATGTGGGGGAAGACAGGGTGTTCGATTATAGTTGAGCAATGTAGAACGAAAAATGGGAGagttttgttaagttttttggTTTATTGTCCTCAAGCAACTGTGTTTATGAAATCCGTGGATGCATCACATGCTGTTTATTCCGCAGATTATTTGTTTGAATTGCTTAAACAGGTGATCGAAGAAGTAGGATCCGAGAAAGTTGTGCAAGTAATCACTAATTGTGAAGAGCCATACCTTTTTACCGGGAAAAGGTTGATGGAATCATTTCCTTCTCTTTATTGGGCTCCTTGTTTAGCACATTGTGTCGATTTGATGCTTCAAGATTTCAGTAACCTCGAGTGGATAAACGAAACAATCGAACAAGCTAAATCTCTGACAAGATTCATCTACAATCAGAGTTCGGTTTTGAATATGATAAGAAAATTTACTTCTGGGAATGACGTTGTGGAACCAGCACTTACTTGTTTTGCTACGAACTTTTCAACGTTGAAAAGAATGGCTGATCTCAAGCTAAATTTACAAGCTATGGTTAATTCTCAGGATTGGCTCGAGTGTCCGTATGCAAAGAAACCTGGGGGTCAAGCAATGTCGGATATTGTTAACAATAGTTCGTTTTGGAATTCATGTATGTTGATTGCTCGTATAACGTATCCCCTCTTACGAGTCCTAGAAATAGTTGGTAGCAAGAAAAGATCCGCAATGGGATATGTTTATGCCGGGATTTACAGAGCAAAAGAAACGATTAAGAAAGAACTTGTCAAGCAAGATGATTATATGGTCTATTGGAATATTATAGATAATAGATGGGAACAACAACGGCATCTCCCTCTTTACGCTGCGGGTTTCTTCCTTAACCCGAAACTTTTCTACAATACCGAGGAACATATACACAATGATATCCTATCATCCGTATTTGATAGCATAGAGAGGTTAGTTCCTGATACAAACATCCAGGACCAAGTTGTTagagaaataaatttatacaagaATGCTACGGGAGATCTAGGAAGGCCAATGGCAGTCAGAGCCCGAGATAATTTACTTCCCG GTGAATGGTGGTCTATATACGGTGGAGGTTGCCCGAATTTGCAACGTTTGGCCATCCGCATTCTCAGTCAAACTTGCAGTTCAATTGGGTATAAACCAAGCAAGATCTCCATCGAAGAAATACACAACACAAGAAATTTTCTCGAGCGTCAAAGGCTTAGCGATCTCGTCTTTGTTCAATACAACTTATATCTGAGACAAAT GGTTcttcaaaaacaagaaaaggaTTCCCTGGATCCCCTTGCATTTAACAACAAAGATATTCTTGAAGATTGGATTGCCGATACTGAGGTATCTCCGGACAATCTTGAGAGTTCAGATTGGAAGTCACTTGATCCCCCTGTTGGTAACAGAACAACTTTAACACCTCCAAGTGATGAAGCCGAAGACTTCTTGAGTACAA GGTTTACAGATTTAGATATTTTCAATGGATTGAAGGGGGTCAAGGAGGAGATATGA
- the LOC105789583 gene encoding uncharacterized protein LOC105789583 yields the protein MEGDNLVSSEIPVTKAVEDTEIIADAVKASNGDLPLVEKEETTLDGEFIKVEKEAVEMKDGSNPANPASNQDNESTIERSLSNPGRELLEAQEKTKELELELERVVGALKLSESENRKLKDEVVLAKEKLDEVGKKYEELDLNHKKLQEQIIEAEQRYSLQLSNLQEALQAQETKQKELTEVKEAFDGLNIEIENSRKRMQELEQDLQSSVEEARKFEELHKQSGSHAESETQRALELEKLLETVKLSAKEMEDQMASLREEVKGLYEKVAENQKVEAALQSTTAELSAAQEELALSKSLVSDLEQRLSSKEALINELTEELEQKKASESKAMEDISILEITFAATKEDFQAKVSELEDIKLKLEEEVKARELVEATLKDQEVNVLIAQEELSKVLNEKEALETAIADLNSNAALSKELCNELEEKLKLSDENFSKTDSLLSQALSNNEELEQKLKSLEELHNESGAAAATATQKNLELEDILQASNEAAEDAKSKLRELEARFIAAEQRNVELEQQLNLVELKGFESEKELKESSEKISELTNKLGEVMEEKNQLNNQMQEYQEKINQLESALNQSTTQNLELAEELKVALERSAHHEDRANMSHQRSLELEDLFQTSHSKLEGTDKKVNELELLLEAEKYRIQELEEQISNLEKKCGDAEGESVMYSDKVSKLASELEAFQARTSKLEIALQMANEKEKELTECLNLATDEKKKLEETSQSSNEKLVEAENLVEILRSDLNLTQQKLESIENDLTAVGLRESEVMEKLKSAEEQLEEHVRVLEEAKARNSELQSLHETLTRDSELKLQEVTENFNSKDSETKSLFEKLKTFEDQIKVYEEQVAQAAGQSASSKEELDQSLLKLASLESTNEQLKSKISEFENKALQSSSENELLVQTNIQLKGRIDELQELLNSALSEKESTDQEIASHMSTIKELSDQHTKASELRAEAESRIVEAEAQLHEAIEKYSKKESESNDLIEKLNALEVQIKTYKEQAHEASTIAVSRQVEVEETLSKLKQLESFVEELQTKSAHFEKESGGLAEANFKLTQELAEYESKLGDLEGKLTAALTEKDETAEQLHISKKAIEDLTQKITSEGQSLQSQISSLMEENNLLNETHQSTKKELQSVISQLEEQLKNEKENEESLKSEINNLKAEIAESSLLQTHVKELEEQLVTVEAQLKEEVESVKTAASVREAELTSKLEDHAQKISDRDVINEQVVQLQRDLQLAETTITQQKDADSQKEMDREAALKHSIEELEAKNKEALHLKKQVKELEDKLQEAEAKMKVASSAAEAKDSVEVNSRDIDGLTFSTPTKRKSKKKSEAASVQVASSSSSATHTEASPLTNLKFVFGVALVSAIIGVILGKRY from the exons ATGGAAGGAGACAACCTAGTAAGTAGTGAAATCCCAGTGACGAAAGCTGTTGAGGACACTGAAATTATTGCCGATGCGGTTAAG GCCTCAAATGGAGACTTGCCGCTAGTAGAAAAGGAAGAAACCACCCTGGATGGAGAATTCATTAAAGTAGAGAAGGAAGCAGTAGAGATGAAAGATGGTTCTAATCCGGCTAATCCTGCTTCTAACCAAGACAATGAATCGACCATCGAAAGAAGCTTGAGCAATCCTGGTAGAGAACTACTTGAAGCTCAAGAAAAGACGAAAGAACTCGAGCTTGAATTGGAAAGAGTGGTTGGAGCATTAAAGCTTTCTGAATCAGAAAACAGAAAATTGAAGGATGAAGTTGTGCTTGCTAAGGAGAAGTTGGATGAAGTGGggaaaaaatatgaagaactcgaTCTCAATCATAAGAAATTGCAAGAACAGATCATTGAAGCTGAGCAGAGATACAGTTTACAGCTAAGCAATTTGCAAGAGGCTTTGCAAGCTCAAGAGACGAAACAGAAGGAACTCACTGAAGTAAAAGAAGCATTTGATGGTCTCAATATTGAGATCGAAAACTCGAGAAAGAGGATGCAAGAGTTGGAGCAAGATCTGCAGAGTTCCGTTGAAGAGGCTCGGAAGTTTGAAGAACTGCACAAACAAAGTGGTTCACATGCTGAGTCTGAGACACAGAGGGCTTTGGAGTTAGAGAAATTGCTTGAAACTGTGAAACTTAGTGCAAAAGAAATGGAAGATCAGATGGCTTCATTGAGGGAAGAAGTCAAGGGACTCTACGAGAAAGTTGCTGAAAACCAGAAAGTCGAGGCAGCACTTCAAAGCACAACAGCTGAACTTTCTGCTGCTCAAGAGGAGTTGGCGCTTTCGAAATCACTGGTGTCAGACTTGGAACAAAGACTTAGTTCAAAGGAAGCTCTTATAAATGAGCTGACTGAAGAGTTGGAACAGAAAAAAGCTTCAGAATCCAAGGCAATGGAAGATATCTCAATTCTTGAAATTACTTTTGCTGCAACTAAAGAAGATTTTCAAGCTAAGGTTTCCGAGTTGGAAGATATCAAGTTGAAACTGGAAGAGGAAGTCAAAGCAAGGGAATTGGTTGAAGCCACACTGAAGGATCAAGAAGTCAATGTTTTGATTGCACAAGAAGAATTAAGTAAAGTTCTAAATGAAAAAGAAGCTTTGGAAACAGCCATTGCAGATCTTAACAGTAATGCAGCATTGTCGAAGGAGCTGTGCAACGAACTTgaagaaaaattgaagctttCAGATGAGAATTTCAGTAAAACCGATTCTCTATTGTCCCAGGCTTTGTCTAATAATGAAGAGCTTGAACAGAAACTGAAATCTCTTGAAGAGCTACATAATGAATCCGGAGCTGCTGCAGCAACTGCTACTCAAAAGAATCTTGAACTGGAGGATATACTTCAGGCTTCAAATGAAGCTGCAGAAGATGCAAAATCGAAACTGAGGGAGCTTGAGGCACGTTTTATAGCAGCCGAGCAAAGGAATGTGGAGCTTGAACAACAGTTGAATTTGGTAGAGTTAAAAGGCTTTGAATCCGAGAAAGAACTGAAGGAATCTTCAGAGAAAATATCTGAACTTACCAACAAGTTGGGGGAGGTCATGGAAGAAAAGAATCAGTTGAACAATCAAATGCAGGAATATCAGGAGAAGATAAATCAGCTCGAATCAGCTCTAAATCAGTCAACAACACAGAACTTGGAGCTCGCGGAAGAGTTGAAGGTTGCTTTAGAGAGAAGTGCTCACCATGAGGACAGAGCTAATATGAGTCATCAACGCAGCCTTGAACTAGAGGATCTGTTCCAGACATCTCATTCCAAATTAGAGGGTACTGACAAAAAGGTCAACGAGTTGGAGTTGTTACTTGAAGCAGAGAAGTACAGGATTCAGGAACTCGAGGAACAGATAAgcaatttagaaaagaaatgtGGAGATGCAGAAGGCGAGTCTGTTATGTACTCTGATAAGGTATCCAAACTCGCTTCTGAACTTGAGGCATTCCAAGCTAGAACATCGAAACTTGAAATTGCACTACAAATGGCCAATGAGAAGGAAAAGGAATTGACCGAGTGCTTAAATTTGGCAACAGATGAGAAGAAAAAGCTAGAAGAGACATCGCAAAGCTCCAATGAAAAGCTTGTGGAAGCTGAAAATCTGGTGGAAATCTTGAGAAGTGATTTAAATCTGACACAACAGAAACTGGAAAGCATTGAGAATGATCTTACGGCTGTTGGTTTGAGAGAAAGTGAGGTTATGGAAAAGCTCAAATCTGCTGAAGAGCAACTAGAGGAACACGTTAGAGTATTAGAGGAAGCTAAGGCGAGAAACTCAGAGCTCCAGTCATTGCATGAAACTTTAACAAGGGATTCAGAACTTAAACTCCAAGAAGTAACGGAAAATTTCAACAGCAAGGATTCTGAAACGAAATCTCTGTTCGagaaattgaaaacatttgaaGATCAGATAAAGGTGTATGAAGAACAAGTTGCTCAAGCAGCTGGACAGTCTGCGTCTTCAAAAGAAGAATTGGATCAGAGCTTACTGAAATTGGCTTCTTTAGAAAGCACAAATGAACAACTCAAAAGCAAGATATCGGAGTTCGAAAATAAAGCTCTTCAGTCTTCCTCAGAGAATGAACTTTTGGTTCAGACAAACATTCAGTTGAAGGGCAGAATTGATGAGCTTCAAGAATTGCTTAATTCAGCTCTTTCTGAGAAGGAATCAACTGATCAAGAGATTGCTTCTCATATGAGCACGATTAAAGAATTATCTGACCAGCATACGAAGGCCTCAGAACTTCGAGCAGAAGCCGAATCACGAATTGTGGAAGCAGAAGCTCAATTACACGAAGCTATTGAGAAATACTCAAAGAAAGAATCAGAATCCAACGATCTGATTGAAAAGTTGAATGCGCTTGAAGTCCAAATTAAAACATACAAAGAACAAGCTCATGAAGCATCCACAATTGCTGTATCTCGACAAGTAGAGGTTGAAGAGACTCTTTCCAAATTAAAGCAGCTTGAAAGCTTTGTCGAGGAACTGCAAACCAAGTCGGCACACTTTGAAAAGGAGAGTGGAGGACTTGCTGAGGCAAATTTTAAGCTTACTCAGGAACTAGCCGAATACGAGTCAAAACTCGGTGATTTGGAAGGCAAATTGACCGCAGCCTTGACCGAGAAGGATGAAACAGCTGAACAACTTCACATTTCGAAGAAAGCTATTGAAGATTTAACACAGAAGATTACTTCTGAAGGGCAGAGTTTACAATCTCAG ATTTCTTCACTAATGGAGGAGAATAACTTGCTCAACGAAACACATCAGAGCACAAAGAAAGAACTTCAATCTGTAATATCACAGCTTGAAGAACAAttaaaaaacgaaaaagaaaatgaagaatctCTAAAATCAGAGATTAACAATCTCAAGGCTGAGATTGCGGAGAGTTCCTTACTGCAAACTCATGTCAAAGAACTTGAAGAACAGTTGGTGACGGTTGAAGCTCAATTGAAAGAAGAG GTTGAAAGTGTTAAGACAGCCGCCTCTGTAAGAGAAGCTGAATTAACTTCGAAATTAGAGGATCATGCACAAAAGATTAGTGATAGAGATGTTATCAATGAACAAGTGGTTCAACTTCAACGAGATTTACAACTTGCTGAAACAACGATCACTCAACAG AAGGATGCAGATTCTCAGAAAGAGATGGATCGAGAAGCAGCTTTAAAACATTCCATCGAAGAGCTCGAAGCCAAAAACAAAGAAGCATTACACCTCAAGAAACAAGTCAAAGAGTTGGAAGATAAATTGCAAGAAGCTGAAGCTAAAATGAAG GTTGCGAGCAGTGCAGCCGAAGCAAAGGATAGTGTAGAGGTGAATTCCAGAGATATTGATGGATTAACATTTTCAACACCAACAAAACGAAAGAGTAAGAAAAAGTCGGAAGCCGCTTCCGTACAAGTTGCTTCCTCTTCTTCATCAGCTACCCATACTGAGGCTTCTCCTTTGACTAACTTAAAGTTCGTTTTCGGAGTAGCCCTCGTGTCAGCGATCATTGGTGTTATTCTTGGAAAGCGttattaa